A window from Rhinolophus sinicus isolate RSC01 linkage group LG01, ASM3656204v1, whole genome shotgun sequence encodes these proteins:
- the OTOL1 gene encoding otolin-1, translating to MWMFSWLCAFLIILAIADMDTMAKTTPYAKFTKKSEGKEMLKGLKPASDLPLGEEEETLFTEETEMAEPTPDPSVLDSAFGTATFFPFENFTLDTADFFLNCCDCCSSIPGQKGEPGKTGKPGLKGEAGDMGISGPPGVAGPQGPKGQKGEKGLKGERGDQGASGVPGYPGKPGEPGGRGPKGDRGDIGLAGVKGQKGSKGDTFVNGTKGDKGDRGALGSPGLHGEPGAKGEKGERGDKGYCRDSVERGEKGEKGEAGMKGEKGNKGDTGTEGESGPDGLPGAQGDPGAKGEKGELGPPGLVGPVGPKGELGSKGVRGSIGKKGSRGLKGSKGEVARVPQSAFSAALSKPFPPPNAPIKFDKVFYNDQGNYSPVTGKFNCSIPGAYVFSYHVTVRARPARISLVAWNKKQFKSRETLYGHEIDQASLLIILKLNVGDQVWLEVSKDWNGVYVSAEDDSIFTGFLLYPEETPGISP from the exons ATGTGGATGTTTTCTTGGCTTTGtgcctttttaattattttggctATTGCTGACATGGACACAATGGCAAAGACCACACCATATGCCAAATTTACGAAGAAATCTGAGGGAAAAGAGATGCTGAAGGGTCTAAAGCCAGCAAGTGACCTACCTctgggagaagaagaagaaacccTCTTCACAGAAGAGACTGAAATGGCAGAACCAACTCCTGACCCCTCCGTCCTAGATTCTGCCTTTGGAACTGCTACTTTCTTCCCCTTTGAAAACTTCACTCTTGACACGGCTGATTTCTTTTTGAATTGCTGTGATTGTTGTTCATCCATACCAGGGCAAAAAGGAGAACCCGGAAAGACTGGAAAGCCAG GTCTTAAGGGAGAGGCTGGTGATATGGGGATCTCAGGGCCACCAGGAGTTGCTGGACCCCAAGGTCCCAAAGgccagaaaggagagaagg GACTAAAGGGAGAGCGTGGGGACCAAGGAGCAAGTGGAGTTCCAGGATACCCAGGAAAACCTGGAGAACCAG GTGGACGTGGTCCTAAGGGGGATAGAGGAGACATTGGACTGGCGGGAGTGAAAGGACAAAAAGGCTCAAAGGGGGACACGTTTGTCAATGGTACCAAAGGAGATAAAGGAGACCGAGGGGCTTTGGGCTCCCCAGGCTTGCATGGAGAACCTGGGGCTAAGGGGGAGAAAGGGGAGCGGGGGGATAAGGGCTACTGCAGAGATTCCGTGGAGaggggggagaaaggggagaaaggggaagcgggaatgaaaggagagaaaggtaACAAAGGAGACACTGGAACGGAAGGCGAAAGTGGCCCAGAtggcctgcctggggcccaaGGGGATCCAGGAGCtaagggagaaaagggagagttAGGTCCTCCTGGTCTGGTGGGACCTGTGGGGCCAAAGGGTGAGCTTGGGAGCAAAGGGGTCCGAGGATCTATTGGGAAGAAGGGCTCTCGGGGACTCAAAGGCTCCAAGGGGGAGGTGGCCAGAGTCCCACAGTCGGCTTTCAGTGCTGCTTTATCGAAGCCTTTCCCTCCTCCCAATGCCCCTATCAAATTTGACAAGGTTTTCTATAATGACCAAGGGAATTATAGCCCTGTCACGGGGAAGTTTAACTGTAGTATTCCTGGGGCATATGTTTTTTCCTACCACGTCACGGTGAGGGCCCGACCTGCTCGGATCAGCCTGGTGGCCTGGAATAAGAAGCAGTTCAAGTCCAGAGAAACGCTCTATGGTCATGAAATAGACCAGGCCTCTCTCCTCATCATCCTGAAATTAAATGTAGGGGACCAAGTCTGGCTAGAAGTTTCAAAAGATTGGAATGGGGTGTACGTCAGTGCAGAGGATGACAGCATTTTTACTGGGTTCCTTTTGTACCCAGAAGAAACTCCTGGAATTTCACCGTAA